Proteins found in one Armatimonadota bacterium genomic segment:
- a CDS encoding HD domain-containing protein, translating to MAVSQCPGQDRRFWKPTDIFELPCSYCGEPLEFWKDDLRRRCHSCGRIVPNPRFDLGCAQWCQFSAKCLGQPAGDAGEALVDALIREMRAVFGDDQGRIRHALAVLDYAEQILVGEGGDPLVVRAAAVLHDIGIEGPPIARPILERLGVDTERAGQVLRIIGSNHSARDVDTPEFRILWDADRLASIPDECGGKTPEEARILVERFYRTATGCAIGQEAVERFLGTPPPLV from the coding sequence ATGGCTGTGAGCCAGTGTCCGGGTCAGGACAGGCGCTTCTGGAAGCCGACGGACATCTTCGAGCTGCCGTGCTCCTACTGCGGTGAGCCCCTGGAGTTCTGGAAGGACGACCTGCGCCGCCGCTGCCACTCGTGCGGCCGGATCGTGCCAAACCCACGATTCGACCTGGGCTGCGCTCAGTGGTGCCAGTTCTCCGCGAAGTGCCTGGGGCAGCCGGCCGGCGACGCGGGGGAGGCGCTTGTGGATGCTCTCATCCGCGAGATGCGGGCCGTGTTCGGCGACGACCAGGGCCGGATACGCCATGCACTGGCGGTGCTCGACTACGCCGAGCAGATACTCGTCGGCGAAGGGGGCGACCCGCTGGTCGTGCGCGCGGCTGCGGTTCTGCACGACATCGGCATCGAAGGGCCGCCCATCGCCCGCCCCATCCTGGAGCGCCTTGGGGTAGACACCGAGCGCGCCGGGCAGGTCCTGCGCATCATCGGCAGCAACCACTCGGCCCGCGACGTCGATACGCCGGAGTTCCGCATCCTGTGGGACGCCGACCGCCTGGCGAGCATCCCCGACGAATGCGGTGGAAAGACGCCGGAAGAGGCCCGCATCCTGGTCGAGCGCTTCTACCGCACCGCCACCGGCT